A stretch of the Candidatus Jettenia sp. AMX2 genome encodes the following:
- a CDS encoding EAL domain-containing protein, with product MEFLIIDDNSEVRRRVTSELEKAFQNAEFTEIHDRSQFDAILTLCHFDAVITNINNSWLNGLDVCLQIKLNHPYLPVIVITSTDNKELMQKFVNSGVSDCAFTHTIRCLPIAVIKRIEIAKARREYDNTICRLRASGERINAFLNSSSVVSFIKNEDGRFIFINDKGIQLLKATEDELLGKTVFDLYPPEKARELYEHEIEVLSQNKVLELYKTIPDHDGVPSNWWCFLFPVKNSSGHRYIGGIAVDITRRKRRESLQMAQFTLTHILAESATLDEAAPKLLQAVCEGFAWEYGELWHTDTDSDCLRLKDVWHVPSREFLEFKTASFALTFPKGIGLPGRVWKNGQPVWITDVTADSNFNRASIASSLGIHSAMAFPVMRKNEVIGVMEFFTKIKRLPDKELFDHMADIGRRIGAFIDRKLAERALTEQSYLAVLGADIGMTFARGGTLRAILQQCTEAMVRNLCVAFARIWILNEEENVLELQSSAGIYTHINGEHSRIPVGMYKIGLIAKERKPHLTNNVISDSRIHNQEWAKQTGLVAFAGYPLIIEGRIVGVIAMFSRNQLTDITIRALASVSDVIALGIERKRTEETRIMLSEILEMATDFTGTFHTNGNLFYINKAGREMLGVGKDEDIKKLNVADCYPHYMKALITYEAIPHAISNGVWMGETVLVHRDGREIPVSQVITAHMETGTIKYLSTIARDITERKHFESQVFYMTNRDQLTNLYNRRRFHEELENRIMQRKGFCMQAALLFLDIDNFKYINDSLGYQTGDMLLINLAGLLKERLRKIDVLARLGGDEFAIILTDIEEKDAIQVANQLRVLIRQNASLREEKPIDITVSIGIAMFPKHGNQAGMLYSCADLAMYRAKEEGRNRVCVYSPEQMTIIESRYTWEKRIRESISQNHFVLHLQPILDLHRNSICGYEALLRMTGDKGELIYPNQFLDIAERFGLIHDIDQWVISESIAVVKTLQEKGKPAHLEINLSGKSLNNPGLLQLIKERLIQTGIDPGNVVFEITETSAIENIVDAERFIMSLKNLGCRFALDDFGIGFSSFNYLKHLSVDYLKIDGSFIQNLPISHTDKHLVKAMVEIAHGLGKKIIAEWVISEETILLLRKFGVDYAQGYFIGKPVPLEEL from the coding sequence ATGGAATTTCTCATTATTGATGATAATTCAGAGGTCAGAAGGCGGGTTACCAGTGAATTGGAAAAGGCGTTTCAGAACGCTGAATTTACAGAAATACATGACCGAAGTCAGTTTGATGCCATACTTACCCTTTGCCACTTTGACGCAGTTATTACCAATATAAATAATTCCTGGTTGAATGGACTGGACGTATGCTTACAGATAAAGTTAAATCATCCATACCTGCCTGTCATTGTTATCACAAGCACTGATAACAAAGAACTCATGCAGAAATTCGTTAACTCCGGCGTAAGCGACTGTGCCTTTACACACACGATACGTTGCCTCCCCATTGCCGTAATAAAACGTATTGAAATTGCAAAGGCACGCAGGGAATACGACAACACCATATGCCGGCTAAGAGCATCCGGAGAACGAATCAATGCCTTTTTGAATAGTTCTTCCGTCGTATCATTCATAAAAAATGAAGACGGACGTTTTATTTTTATCAATGACAAGGGTATACAATTATTAAAAGCAACCGAGGATGAACTTCTGGGAAAAACGGTTTTTGATCTCTATCCCCCGGAAAAAGCAAGAGAACTTTATGAACATGAAATCGAAGTTCTTTCACAGAATAAAGTGTTAGAACTCTATAAAACGATACCGGACCATGACGGTGTACCATCCAACTGGTGGTGTTTCCTCTTCCCGGTAAAAAATTCATCCGGCCACCGGTATATCGGAGGGATCGCTGTTGATATTACCAGGCGGAAACGGAGGGAGTCTCTCCAGATGGCACAGTTCACTCTGACGCATATCCTGGCGGAATCAGCCACGCTCGACGAGGCAGCTCCGAAACTCCTGCAAGCTGTATGCGAGGGCTTTGCATGGGAATACGGTGAGTTGTGGCACACAGATACCGACTCAGATTGTCTGCGCCTGAAAGACGTCTGGCACGTACCTTCCCGGGAATTTCTGGAATTTAAAACTGCCAGCTTTGCGTTAACCTTTCCCAAAGGAATTGGTTTGCCGGGCAGGGTATGGAAAAACGGTCAACCGGTATGGATAACAGACGTGACTGCAGACAGCAATTTCAACCGGGCATCCATTGCATCAAGTCTGGGTATCCATAGCGCTATGGCATTCCCTGTCATGAGAAAGAATGAGGTAATCGGCGTTATGGAGTTTTTTACAAAAATCAAACGTTTGCCTGATAAAGAATTATTCGATCATATGGCGGATATTGGCAGGCGCATCGGTGCATTTATCGACCGGAAACTGGCTGAACGGGCATTGACAGAACAATCATACCTTGCCGTTTTAGGCGCAGATATAGGTATGACGTTTGCGCGGGGTGGTACCTTACGTGCGATCCTGCAACAATGCACTGAAGCAATGGTACGGAATCTCTGCGTTGCATTTGCCCGCATCTGGATACTTAATGAGGAAGAAAATGTATTAGAATTGCAAAGCAGTGCGGGAATATACACCCATATCAATGGTGAACACAGCCGTATTCCTGTGGGGATGTACAAGATCGGTCTCATTGCAAAGGAACGGAAACCTCACCTGACCAACAATGTTATTAGTGACTCCAGAATCCATAACCAGGAATGGGCAAAGCAGACCGGATTGGTTGCCTTTGCAGGCTATCCTCTTATTATTGAGGGTCGTATTGTTGGGGTCATAGCAATGTTTTCCCGCAACCAGCTTACCGACATTACTATCAGGGCGCTGGCATCGGTATCAGACGTCATCGCCCTCGGCATAGAACGGAAACGCACCGAGGAAACCAGAATCATGTTATCAGAAATTCTGGAGATGGCTACAGACTTTACAGGCACGTTTCACACAAACGGAAATTTGTTTTATATTAATAAAGCAGGGCGTGAAATGCTTGGTGTCGGAAAGGATGAGGATATTAAAAAGCTGAATGTTGCTGATTGTTATCCGCACTATATGAAAGCCCTGATTACTTACGAGGCAATCCCTCATGCGATCAGCAACGGTGTATGGATGGGTGAGACAGTTCTTGTGCATCGTGACGGACGTGAGATACCTGTTTCACAAGTGATTACGGCTCATATGGAGACCGGTACGATAAAATATCTTTCCACCATAGCCCGCGATATTACAGAACGGAAGCACTTTGAATCGCAGGTCTTCTATATGACAAACAGGGATCAGCTTACCAACCTTTACAACCGGCGGCGTTTTCATGAAGAACTGGAAAACCGCATCATGCAAAGAAAGGGCTTTTGTATGCAGGCAGCGCTGTTATTCCTGGACATTGATAACTTTAAATACATCAACGATTCGCTTGGATATCAGACGGGTGATATGCTACTCATAAATCTGGCAGGTTTATTAAAGGAACGTTTGCGTAAAATTGACGTTCTGGCAAGGCTTGGAGGTGATGAATTTGCTATCATTCTTACCGATATTGAAGAAAAAGATGCCATACAGGTTGCAAACCAGTTGCGGGTATTAATAAGGCAAAATGCCTCACTTCGCGAAGAGAAACCTATTGATATTACCGTTAGCATCGGTATTGCCATGTTTCCAAAACACGGAAATCAGGCGGGAATGCTTTATTCATGCGCCGATCTTGCTATGTACCGTGCAAAGGAGGAAGGACGGAACCGTGTTTGTGTTTACTCCCCGGAACAGATGACTATAATAGAATCAAGATATACATGGGAAAAACGTATCCGTGAATCAATAAGCCAGAACCATTTTGTACTCCATCTGCAGCCTATTCTGGATCTTCACCGAAACAGTATCTGCGGTTATGAAGCACTGCTGCGGATGACCGGTGATAAAGGGGAACTCATCTATCCCAACCAATTTCTCGATATTGCAGAACGCTTCGGTCTGATCCACGACATAGACCAATGGGTAATATCCGAATCAATTGCAGTCGTAAAAACGCTTCAGGAGAAGGGAAAACCGGCACACCTGGAAATCAATCTTTCCGGCAAATCCTTAAACAATCCAGGATTGTTACAGTTAATTAAGGAAAGGCTCATACAGACAGGAATTGATCCTGGTAATGTAGTTTTTGAGATTACCGAAACATCTGCAATAGAAAATATCGTTGATGCAGAACGGTTTATTATGAGTCTTAAAAATCTTGGCTGCCGTTTTGCACTCGATGATTTTGGAATAGGATTTTCTTCATTCAACTATCTGAAACATTTATCAGTAGATTATTTAAAAATCGATGGTAGTTTTATTCAAAATTTACCCATCAGTCATACAGATAAGCACCTGGTGAAAGCAATGGTAGAGATTGCACATGGCCTGGGGAAAAAGATTATTGCAGAATGGGTCATCAGCGAAGAAACAATCCTCCTTCTGCGTAAATTTGGCGTGGATTATGCGCAGGGATACTTTATTGGCAAACCGGTACCGTTGGAGGAATTGTAG
- a CDS encoding response regulator, producing MLQALGIRKRMVLFIAILLLITGIMAVVIFNIIPQKTIGKPGTNLVTGHAIRQKERAGVAITKEGISMGVTGTWFDLTGFFRNFPRSERNSIGTLLPDPSGNTLYDDSVFRWREMVLPAAFIGVLLLLLSVVVLIPLLLYLIILVPVRNIARMADRMAAGDYHIRLPDSRRDEIGRLSRALNRLAHTAEERASALSDIRISEEKMRLSESRYRTLFEATTDAIMILDESGFIDCNQATLRIFGCTSRDEFISKHPSELSPPIQPCGTDSRTLADEKIATAIVTGSNFFEWQHRRLDGQVFPAEVLLSTLYLEGKRLLQAVVRDITDRKRAEEELQRINETLRESEEKYRILFEKSDDAILIIENRTFVDCNDAVVRMLRYKNKDELLQTHPSELSPEQQPDGRLSSEKADEMMAIALQKGTNRFKWIHRRADGEDFPAEVWLTAIPYQGRMIIHTAWRDITRQEQTEEELKRAKEKAEAATRAKSEFLANMSHEIRTPMNGILGLTHLVLQTGLNPRLQDYMEKIKKSAQHLLGIINDILDFSKIEAGKLQIEETEFNLEDVLLNVSHVTALPAEEKGLEIFIRVNNNVPLFLKGDALRLNQVLVNLTNNAIKFTDTGEIIIQVETVTLPENALRNNKNSVFLKFSVIDTGIGLSREQKTRLFQSFTQADSSITRRYGGTGLGLAICKYLVELMGGSIDAESEQGTGSTFYFTLPFGLQEEQFCQPPAGIYDLKNSKVLVVDDNSISREILTAYLENFDCRVTTAASGSEALQFMENASEPFRFVLIDWKMPGMNGTEIIGKLRENIRISYTPAVIMVSAYSLDEIKSNSHRLEIDAFLPKPVTQSNLLAAIEHAFTGNTTDKSYAPRRKSTRGKLPQLTGRKIMLVEDNAINQQIATEILQNAGLLVVPAVNGLEAVEIASRESVDLVLMDLQMPVMDGFDATSLLRKHERFRAVPIIAMTAHAMASDKERCLAAGMNDHIAKPIDPEGLLRTLVRWLEAEKGEMKARREIPKTGKATTENKTAKNLPVELYGIDREDGLKRVMGNELLFHKIILEFCSSFSNAAREMESLITGGQREEARKLAHTIRGTAGNIGAKGLHQAATALENELLKPEGQVTSDCLNDFQIRFTEVLRNREVPEVSGTSENLRETEKVPEKETPADLEQIRILALKLKNDLKNNSFDAAETFARMWDLAGKALQQQLKPLEKAIKNFDFETAMKGLSAFLKNHDVSSGFLREKDG from the coding sequence ATGTTGCAGGCATTGGGTATCCGGAAGCGCATGGTATTGTTTATTGCGATCTTGCTTCTGATAACCGGAATAATGGCTGTGGTAATTTTCAACATTATTCCACAGAAGACCATCGGGAAGCCGGGAACAAACCTCGTTACCGGTCATGCTATCAGGCAAAAGGAACGGGCCGGCGTGGCAATAACGAAGGAAGGGATAAGCATGGGCGTTACCGGCACCTGGTTTGATCTTACCGGATTCTTCCGTAATTTCCCCCGCTCTGAAAGAAACAGCATAGGTACCCTACTGCCGGACCCTTCCGGAAACACACTCTACGATGACAGTGTTTTCCGTTGGAGGGAAATGGTCTTACCAGCAGCTTTTATAGGCGTCCTGCTGCTATTGCTATCTGTTGTAGTACTGATTCCCCTTCTGCTATATCTTATAATACTGGTTCCGGTCAGGAACATAGCCAGGATGGCAGACAGAATGGCTGCGGGCGACTACCATATCCGCTTGCCCGATAGCCGCCGTGATGAAATCGGCAGGTTATCCCGTGCCTTAAACCGCCTGGCACACACAGCAGAAGAACGTGCCAGTGCCCTCAGTGATATCAGGATATCAGAGGAGAAAATGCGGCTGTCAGAATCCAGGTACCGTACCCTCTTCGAGGCGACAACGGATGCAATTATGATCCTCGATGAATCGGGATTCATTGATTGCAATCAGGCAACTCTCAGAATATTCGGCTGCACCAGCCGGGACGAATTTATCAGCAAACACCCGTCGGAACTGTCACCGCCCATACAGCCTTGCGGCACTGACTCCCGTACCCTGGCTGATGAAAAAATTGCCACTGCCATTGTAACAGGCAGCAATTTCTTTGAATGGCAACACCGGCGGCTTGACGGACAGGTTTTCCCCGCTGAAGTGCTCCTGAGCACCTTGTATCTGGAAGGGAAAAGGCTGCTGCAGGCGGTAGTCCGGGACATAACCGACCGGAAGCGGGCCGAAGAGGAACTGCAGCGGATCAACGAAACCTTGCGGGAATCGGAAGAGAAGTACCGGATTTTGTTTGAAAAAAGCGATGACGCCATCCTGATTATCGAAAACAGGACATTTGTTGATTGCAACGACGCTGTAGTAAGAATGCTCCGGTATAAGAACAAGGACGAACTCCTGCAGACACACCCTTCGGAGCTATCTCCCGAACAGCAGCCTGATGGAAGGCTTTCCAGTGAAAAAGCTGACGAGATGATGGCCATTGCCCTGCAGAAAGGGACCAACCGATTCAAGTGGATTCACCGCCGTGCTGACGGAGAAGATTTTCCGGCAGAGGTCTGGCTTACGGCGATCCCTTATCAGGGAAGAATGATTATTCACACAGCATGGCGGGACATCACAAGACAGGAACAAACGGAAGAGGAACTCAAGCGTGCAAAGGAAAAGGCAGAAGCAGCCACACGCGCAAAGAGTGAGTTCCTGGCCAATATGAGCCATGAAATCCGCACACCCATGAACGGCATCCTGGGTTTAACACACCTGGTACTACAAACCGGGCTGAACCCAAGGCTGCAGGACTATATGGAAAAAATCAAAAAGTCCGCTCAGCACCTTTTGGGGATCATTAACGACATACTCGATTTTTCCAAGATCGAGGCCGGCAAACTGCAGATTGAAGAGACCGAATTTAATCTGGAAGATGTTCTGCTTAATGTTTCCCACGTTACTGCCCTGCCGGCGGAAGAGAAAGGTTTGGAAATCTTTATCCGTGTAAACAACAATGTGCCGTTATTCCTGAAAGGAGATGCCCTGCGCCTGAACCAGGTGCTGGTAAATCTGACTAATAACGCCATCAAATTTACGGATACGGGTGAAATTATCATTCAGGTGGAAACGGTAACACTCCCGGAAAACGCCCTGCGCAACAATAAAAACTCCGTATTTCTGAAATTTTCCGTTATCGATACCGGCATCGGATTAAGCAGAGAGCAAAAAACCAGGCTGTTTCAGTCATTCACCCAGGCTGATAGTTCCATTACCAGGCGTTATGGGGGTACCGGCCTGGGATTAGCCATTTGCAAGTATCTGGTAGAGTTAATGGGAGGAAGCATAGATGCGGAAAGCGAGCAAGGCACAGGTAGCACCTTTTACTTCACGCTCCCTTTTGGACTGCAAGAGGAACAGTTCTGCCAGCCACCTGCCGGTATTTATGATCTGAAAAACAGTAAGGTATTGGTTGTAGACGACAACTCCATTTCCCGCGAAATCCTGACGGCCTATCTGGAAAATTTTGACTGCAGGGTGACTACGGCAGCATCCGGGAGCGAAGCCCTGCAATTCATGGAAAACGCTTCGGAACCTTTCCGTTTTGTGCTGATCGACTGGAAAATGCCCGGGATGAACGGTACGGAAATTATTGGCAAGCTACGGGAAAATATAAGAATTTCATATACTCCTGCCGTAATTATGGTTTCTGCCTATAGCCTTGACGAAATAAAGAGCAATTCACACCGTCTGGAGATTGATGCCTTTTTACCCAAACCGGTTACCCAGTCCAACCTGCTGGCGGCAATCGAGCATGCGTTTACGGGCAATACTACGGATAAATCTTACGCTCCCCGCCGGAAAAGCACCCGGGGAAAGCTGCCACAACTAACAGGCCGGAAAATTATGCTCGTGGAAGACAACGCTATCAATCAACAGATCGCCACTGAAATTCTGCAGAATGCCGGCCTCCTGGTGGTACCTGCAGTGAACGGACTGGAAGCCGTGGAGATCGCATCACGGGAGTCTGTTGATCTGGTACTGATGGACCTGCAAATGCCGGTAATGGATGGTTTTGATGCAACCTCGCTGCTCCGGAAACACGAAAGGTTCAGGGCTGTACCCATAATTGCGATGACTGCTCACGCTATGGCATCGGATAAGGAACGCTGCCTGGCTGCAGGCATGAACGACCACATTGCCAAACCCATTGATCCTGAAGGACTATTGCGCACCCTGGTTCGCTGGCTCGAAGCGGAAAAAGGAGAAATGAAAGCCCGGCGGGAAATACCAAAAACAGGTAAAGCCACAACAGAAAACAAAACTGCAAAGAACTTACCCGTTGAACTTTACGGTATCGACCGGGAAGACGGGCTGAAACGGGTAATGGGCAATGAATTATTATTTCACAAAATCATTCTGGAGTTCTGCAGCAGCTTTTCCAACGCGGCAAGGGAAATGGAATCCCTGATTACCGGAGGCCAGCGGGAAGAAGCACGTAAACTGGCACACACGATCAGGGGCACGGCAGGCAATATAGGGGCAAAGGGACTCCATCAGGCAGCCACGGCCCTGGAAAATGAATTGCTGAAACCAGAAGGCCAGGTTACGTCTGATTGCCTGAATGATTTTCAGATACGGTTTACGGAGGTGTTGAGAAACCGGGAAGTGCCGGAGGTGTCCGGCACTTCAGAAAACCTGCGGGAAACAGAAAAAGTACCGGAAAAAGAAACACCGGCAGACCTTGAGCAAATCAGGATATTGGCGCTGAAATTAAAAAATGACCTGAAAAACAATTCTTTTGATGCAGCAGAAACCTTCGCCAGAATGTGGGACCTGGCCGGAAAGGCATTACAGCAACAATTGAAACCGTTGGAAAAGGCAATTAAAAATTTTGATTTTGAAACGGCCATGAAAGGACTGTCTGCGTTCCTGAAAAACCACGATGTTTCATCAGGCTTTCTGCGGGAAAAGGACGGGTAA
- a CDS encoding diguanylate cyclase: METILIVDDVPANIKILGELLKKLYKVLVASNAQKAIQIARNELPDLILMDVMMPEMDGFTTCKILKARPETANIPVIFITALTETEDIVKGFESGGQDYITKPLNPPELFARIQTHLELKKSREDLQRYARELESLARTDYLTNLMNRRCMMERMQEEVVRCQRHGNRFSLAIADVDNFKKINDTYGHDCGDQVLKHFAFILKDSIRMTDISSRWGGEEFVLLFPETDIRGAKTVCEKIRGVVAGSSFCYGNQFITITATFGVSEFKAGGTINAMIKSADEALCYGKTAGKNCVVTTGIPGL; this comes from the coding sequence ATGGAAACGATTCTCATCGTAGACGATGTACCTGCAAATATTAAAATCCTTGGGGAGTTGCTCAAAAAACTGTACAAAGTTTTGGTTGCGAGCAATGCGCAAAAAGCCATACAGATTGCCAGGAACGAGCTACCCGATCTTATCCTGATGGATGTGATGATGCCGGAAATGGACGGTTTTACTACCTGCAAAATACTGAAAGCGCGGCCGGAAACGGCAAACATTCCGGTAATTTTTATTACGGCGCTGACTGAAACGGAAGACATTGTAAAAGGATTCGAATCCGGAGGGCAGGATTATATTACGAAACCACTTAACCCTCCGGAACTTTTTGCCCGTATCCAAACTCATCTTGAGTTAAAAAAATCTCGGGAGGACCTTCAACGATACGCCAGAGAGTTGGAATCACTTGCACGGACAGACTATCTGACCAATCTGATGAACCGGAGATGCATGATGGAAAGAATGCAGGAAGAGGTAGTGCGCTGCCAACGGCACGGAAACCGTTTCTCCCTGGCTATTGCGGATGTCGATAACTTTAAAAAAATTAACGATACCTATGGACACGACTGCGGTGATCAGGTGCTGAAACACTTTGCCTTCATACTGAAGGATAGTATCCGGATGACCGATATATCTTCCCGGTGGGGCGGGGAAGAATTTGTCCTGTTGTTTCCGGAAACAGACATCCGGGGAGCTAAAACGGTATGCGAAAAGATCAGAGGCGTTGTGGCGGGATCATCCTTTTGCTACGGGAATCAGTTCATTACCATAACCGCTACGTTCGGCGTATCGGAATTCAAGGCAGGCGGTACTATCAACGCAATGATTAAATCCGCTGACGAAGCCCTTTGCTATGGCAAAACGGCCGGCAAAAACTGCGTAGTAACAACGGGCATTCCCGGACTTTAA
- a CDS encoding ATP-binding protein, whose product MIRTVKMKTNTLKKREDALPEIPTAVRVGHWEWDIVQDEVHLSEGACKIFEIIPHECTVTFNRFLSYMHPDERECIRKSVHEALRGKGACVFTFRIASRDTEERFIHAVAEVVFEETGKALRAIGTVLDITERKRTEEELCLLQSITMTISEAGDFDSVLKNVLYKVCTYTKWIYGEVWLVSPDSKYLEYRMAWHGNSKELEKLKVRSRGLTFSAGFGLPGRVWSMKKPEWVLESDVQKNFPHAQFLKEFGFKVAIGIPVIAHNEVIAVLTFFVWEQQEEDSRLIRFISSVAAHLGPLIQRKRIEQALYNNEEKLQAILNNATALISVKDVQGKYTFINTSCEKKFHIKKEEVEGKTDYDIFSRDIAQKVRENDLKVIREKTSLEFEEIIPAEDGLHTYISVKFPLYDSQGVVNAVCCISTDITGRKQIEELKDQLYHAQRLESIGTLAGGISHDFNNLLAIILGYGNLLCKELEVENDSQSMIYVHKILASAERASKLTKGLLTFSRKQQNNPKSVNLNEIIRRIESILVRIISEDIQLKTVFVDEDCMVMADSNQIEQVLMNLATNARDAMPNGGFLTIKTEIVKLDDGFIRYYGYGEVGKYVLISVSDNGVGIDRETRKRIFEPFFTTKEVGKGTGLGLSIVYGIVKQHRGYINVHSEVGKGTTFKIYIPVVESGAEKIKPEPQTIQGNRETVNSQDAIQKFIGNNQFQPFPKGGNETVLLAEDEKEVRKLTRIVLEKAGYKVIEAINGMDAIQNFTRNKNKIHFLILDVVMPVKDGKKVYDVIRQMKPDIKVLFISGYSEEIISRKDIMKDGLYFITKPISPDELLGKVREILDT is encoded by the coding sequence ATGATCCGCACTGTCAAAATGAAAACAAATACGCTAAAGAAGCGTGAAGATGCTCTTCCGGAAATTCCAACAGCAGTGCGTGTGGGCCACTGGGAATGGGATATTGTACAAGATGAAGTTCACCTGTCTGAAGGGGCCTGTAAAATCTTTGAGATAATCCCGCACGAATGTACGGTTACCTTCAACAGGTTCCTGAGCTATATGCATCCCGATGAAAGGGAATGTATCAGGAAATCCGTTCATGAAGCACTGCGTGGAAAAGGTGCATGTGTTTTTACTTTTCGTATAGCCTCCCGGGATACTGAAGAACGATTTATACACGCAGTGGCGGAGGTCGTTTTTGAAGAAACAGGAAAGGCACTACGGGCGATTGGAACAGTTCTGGATATCACTGAGCGGAAGCGTACGGAGGAGGAATTGTGCCTTTTGCAGAGTATAACGATGACGATTTCAGAAGCCGGGGATTTTGACTCGGTACTGAAAAATGTCCTGTATAAGGTATGCACCTATACAAAATGGATTTACGGTGAGGTGTGGCTGGTTTCTCCTGATAGTAAGTATCTTGAATATCGTATGGCATGGCATGGCAATTCCAAAGAATTGGAGAAACTGAAAGTACGAAGCCGGGGGCTTACCTTTTCCGCTGGATTCGGGCTTCCCGGCCGGGTGTGGTCTATGAAAAAACCGGAATGGGTACTGGAGTCCGATGTACAAAAGAACTTTCCTCATGCACAATTTCTTAAGGAATTTGGTTTCAAGGTGGCAATAGGTATCCCGGTAATAGCCCATAATGAAGTGATAGCGGTGTTGACCTTTTTTGTATGGGAACAGCAGGAAGAAGACAGCCGGTTAATCAGATTTATATCATCGGTTGCCGCCCATCTGGGACCGCTTATTCAACGCAAGCGGATCGAACAGGCTTTGTATAATAACGAGGAGAAACTTCAGGCAATTCTCAATAATGCAACCGCACTTATTTCCGTGAAAGATGTTCAGGGCAAATATACCTTCATCAATACATCATGTGAAAAGAAATTTCATATCAAAAAAGAGGAGGTAGAAGGCAAGACCGATTATGATATATTTTCAAGGGATATTGCGCAGAAGGTAAGGGAAAACGATCTGAAGGTGATCAGAGAAAAAACCTCCCTGGAATTTGAGGAAATCATCCCTGCCGAAGATGGATTACATACCTATATTTCTGTAAAATTTCCCTTGTATGATTCACAGGGGGTGGTAAATGCCGTATGCTGCATTTCAACCGACATCACCGGCAGAAAACAGATAGAGGAACTGAAAGACCAGCTGTACCATGCCCAAAGACTGGAATCCATAGGCACTCTTGCCGGAGGGATTTCCCATGATTTTAACAATCTCCTTGCAATAATACTCGGATACGGGAATCTCCTCTGCAAAGAACTGGAAGTGGAAAATGATAGTCAGTCAATGATATATGTTCATAAAATACTTGCATCGGCAGAAAGGGCTTCCAAGCTGACCAAAGGTCTTCTTACGTTTAGCAGAAAACAGCAGAACAACCCGAAGTCGGTAAATTTAAACGAAATTATCAGACGGATTGAGAGCATCCTTGTAAGAATTATTAGTGAAGATATTCAGCTTAAGACGGTGTTTGTGGATGAGGATTGCATGGTAATGGCTGACAGCAATCAGATTGAACAGGTTTTAATGAATCTCGCAACGAATGCACGGGATGCCATGCCCAACGGTGGTTTTTTAACGATAAAAACAGAGATTGTGAAATTGGACGACGGGTTTATAAGATATTATGGCTATGGGGAGGTGGGAAAATACGTTCTGATATCTGTTTCCGATAACGGTGTGGGAATTGACAGGGAAACGAGAAAAAGAATATTTGAACCGTTCTTTACAACGAAAGAAGTTGGAAAAGGTACGGGTCTGGGATTATCGATCGTATATGGAATAGTAAAACAACACCGTGGTTATATCAATGTTCACAGTGAAGTGGGAAAGGGTACAACATTTAAAATATATATACCGGTAGTTGAATCAGGTGCTGAAAAGATAAAACCTGAACCGCAAACCATACAGGGAAACAGAGAGACGGTTAACAGCCAGGACGCCATACAGAAATTCATTGGTAATAATCAATTCCAGCCTTTTCCCAAAGGGGGCAACGAAACCGTATTACTGGCTGAGGACGAGAAAGAAGTCAGGAAGCTTACGAGAATAGTCCTTGAGAAAGCAGGGTATAAGGTCATTGAAGCGATAAATGGCATGGATGCCATACAAAATTTTACCAGAAATAAAAACAAAATACATTTTCTTATACTGGATGTCGTCATGCCGGTGAAGGACGGGAAGAAGGTCTATGATGTGATACGGCAGATGAAGCCGGATATTAAAGTGCTTTTCATTAGTGGTTACAGTGAAGAGATTATCAGCAGAAAAGACATCATGAAGGACGGACTATATTTTATTACGAAACCTATTTCTCCTGATGAGCTACTGGGGAAGGTAAGAGAGATACTGGATACATGA